The Streptomyces camelliae genome window below encodes:
- a CDS encoding stage II sporulation protein M, with product MDLDVFVAAHRAEWDRLDALLRRRRRLNGAETDELVSLYQRTATHLSLIQSSAPDPQLTGRLSQLVARARSAVIGTRRASWSDVTRFLGQGFPAAVYRARHWWVPTALVSTAIAILLGWWIGAHPDVQSSIAAPSQLRELTRPGGEYETYYSSHPAAAFAAQVWTNNAQAAAMCLVLGVFLGLPVLWVLFENMLNLGVGFGLMSSAGRLDTFLGLVLPHGLLELTAVFVAAGTGLRLGWTLIDPGPRTRRTALAEEGRAAVGMAIGLALVLFVSGAIEGFVTPSGLPTWARIGIGVLAELAFLAYVYVLGGRAVRAGETGDLEATDRSATVPTAA from the coding sequence ATGGACCTGGACGTCTTCGTCGCCGCCCACCGTGCCGAATGGGACCGTCTCGACGCCCTGCTCCGCCGTCGGCGCCGCCTCAACGGGGCCGAGACCGACGAACTCGTCTCGCTCTACCAGCGCACCGCCACTCACCTCTCCCTCATCCAGTCCAGTGCCCCGGACCCGCAGCTGACGGGGCGGCTCAGCCAACTGGTGGCACGCGCGCGTAGCGCCGTCATCGGCACCCGCCGCGCCTCATGGAGTGACGTCACACGCTTCCTAGGCCAGGGCTTCCCGGCCGCGGTCTACCGCGCACGCCACTGGTGGGTCCCCACGGCGCTGGTCTCCACCGCCATCGCGATCCTCCTGGGCTGGTGGATCGGCGCTCATCCCGACGTGCAGTCGTCCATCGCCGCCCCCAGCCAACTGCGCGAGCTGACCCGCCCCGGCGGCGAGTACGAGACGTACTACTCCAGTCACCCCGCGGCCGCCTTCGCCGCCCAGGTGTGGACGAACAACGCCCAGGCAGCCGCGATGTGCCTGGTCCTGGGAGTCTTCCTGGGCCTGCCCGTCCTCTGGGTCCTCTTCGAGAACATGCTCAACCTGGGCGTCGGGTTCGGCCTGATGTCCTCCGCCGGCCGACTCGACACATTCCTCGGTCTGGTCCTCCCACACGGCTTGCTGGAATTGACCGCCGTCTTCGTCGCCGCGGGAACCGGCCTGCGCCTGGGCTGGACTCTCATAGACCCCGGCCCCCGCACCCGGCGCACCGCCCTCGCCGAGGAGGGCAGGGCAGCGGTCGGCATGGCGATCGGCCTGGCCCTGGTCCTGTTCGTCTCCGGCGCCATCGAAGGCTTCGTCACCCCCTCGGGCCTGCCCACCTGGGCCCGCATCGGCATCGGCGTGCTGGCCGAGCTGGCATTTCTGGCGTACGTCTATGTCCTCGGCGGCCGCGCGGTACGCGCCGGCGAGACAGGCGATCTCGAAGCGACGGACCGCAGCGCCACCGTCCCCACTGCCGCCTGA
- a CDS encoding DUF58 domain-containing protein, whose translation MALTGRAALLAALGSIPVGILEPGWTGILAVNAPLALACACDFALAVPVRRLALTRSGDTSTRLGETADVTLTITNPTRRPLRAQLRDAWPPSSWQPGTEIEASRHRLIIPPGERRRATTRLRPTRRGDRQADRVTIRSYGPLGLFSRQGAHKVPWTVRVLPPFTSRKHLPSKLARLRELDGRTSVLTRGEGTEFDSLREYVPGDDTRSIDWRATARQSIVAVRTWRPERDRHILLVLDTGRTSAGRVGDAPRLDASMDAALLLAALASRAGDRVALLAYDRRVRALVQGASAGDVLPSLVNAMAPLEPELVETDARGLTATALRTAPRRSLIVLLTTLDAAPVEQGLLPVLPQLTQRHTVLVASVADPHIARMAEARGNTEAVYEAAAAAQAQSERRHTAEQLRRHGVTVVDATPEDLAPALADAYLALKAAGRL comes from the coding sequence ATGGCACTCACCGGACGCGCCGCCCTCCTCGCGGCCCTCGGCTCCATCCCCGTCGGCATCCTGGAACCCGGCTGGACGGGCATCCTCGCGGTCAACGCCCCCCTGGCCCTGGCCTGCGCCTGCGACTTCGCACTCGCCGTCCCCGTACGACGCCTCGCCCTGACGCGCTCAGGCGACACCTCCACACGCCTCGGCGAGACCGCCGACGTCACGCTCACGATCACCAACCCGACCCGCCGCCCCCTGCGCGCACAACTGCGGGACGCATGGCCGCCGAGCAGCTGGCAGCCCGGCACGGAGATCGAGGCCTCCCGCCACCGTCTGATCATCCCTCCGGGTGAACGCAGGCGCGCGACGACCAGACTGCGCCCGACCCGCCGTGGCGACCGTCAGGCGGATCGCGTCACGATCCGCTCCTACGGACCCCTCGGCCTGTTCTCCCGCCAAGGCGCCCACAAAGTGCCCTGGACTGTACGAGTTCTGCCCCCGTTCACCAGCCGAAAGCATCTCCCGTCGAAACTCGCCCGATTGCGTGAACTCGACGGCCGCACCAGCGTGCTGACACGTGGCGAGGGAACCGAGTTCGACAGCCTGCGCGAGTACGTTCCCGGCGACGACACGCGCTCGATCGACTGGCGAGCCACCGCCCGGCAGTCCATCGTCGCCGTCCGCACCTGGCGCCCCGAACGCGACCGGCACATCCTGCTGGTTCTCGACACCGGCCGGACCTCAGCCGGCCGCGTGGGCGACGCCCCACGCCTCGACGCCTCCATGGACGCCGCCCTGCTCCTCGCGGCCCTCGCCTCCCGGGCCGGCGACCGCGTGGCCCTCCTGGCCTACGACCGCCGCGTACGTGCCCTCGTCCAGGGCGCCTCGGCAGGAGACGTACTGCCGTCCCTGGTGAACGCGATGGCTCCGCTCGAACCGGAGCTCGTCGAAACCGACGCACGCGGTCTCACCGCCACAGCACTCCGTACGGCACCTCGCCGTTCCCTGATCGTCCTGCTCACCACACTCGACGCAGCCCCGGTGGAACAGGGTCTGCTCCCGGTGCTTCCGCAGCTCACCCAACGGCACACCGTTCTGGTTGCCTCGGTGGCGGACCCCCACATCGCGCGCATGGCCGAGGCCCGGGGGAACACGGAGGCGGTGTACGAGGCCGCGGCCGCGGCCCAGGCGCAGAGCGAGCGCCGACACACCGCGGAACAGCTTCGCCGTCATGGGGTGACGGTGGTGGATGCGACTCCGGAAGATCTGGCGCCTGCCTTGGCGGACGCCTACCTGGCTCTGAAGGCGGCGGGCCGGCTCTGA
- a CDS encoding AAA family ATPase, with protein MDPTTDNAGTPGDAGTARASLEALRAEIAKAVVGQDPAVTGLVVALLCRGHVLLEGVPGVAKTLLVRTLASALELDTKRVQFTPDLMPSDVTGSLVYDARTAEFSFQEGPVFTNLLLADEINRTPPKTQSSLLEAMEERQVTVDGTPRPLPEPFLVAATQNPVEYEGTYPLPEAQLDRFLLKLTIPLPSRQDEIDVLTRHASGFNPRDLRAAGVRPVARSADLEAARAAVAKTTVSPEITAYVVDLCRATRESPSLTLGVSPRGATALLATSRAWAWLTGRDYVIPDDVKALALPTLRHRVQLRPEAEMEGVTADSVINAILAHVPVPR; from the coding sequence ATGGACCCGACCACTGACAACGCCGGGACCCCCGGGGACGCGGGCACCGCCCGAGCCTCCCTGGAAGCCCTGCGCGCCGAGATCGCCAAAGCCGTGGTCGGCCAGGACCCCGCCGTGACCGGCCTCGTCGTCGCCCTCCTCTGCCGCGGACACGTCCTCCTCGAAGGAGTCCCCGGAGTCGCCAAAACGCTGCTTGTCCGCACCCTCGCCTCCGCACTCGAACTCGACACCAAACGCGTCCAGTTCACCCCCGACCTGATGCCGAGCGACGTCACCGGCTCCCTCGTCTACGACGCCCGCACCGCCGAGTTCTCCTTCCAGGAAGGCCCGGTCTTCACCAACCTCCTCCTCGCCGACGAGATCAACCGCACCCCGCCCAAGACCCAGTCCTCGCTCCTCGAAGCCATGGAGGAGCGCCAGGTCACGGTCGACGGCACCCCCCGCCCGCTCCCCGAACCGTTCCTGGTCGCCGCGACACAGAACCCCGTCGAGTACGAGGGCACCTATCCCCTCCCGGAAGCCCAACTGGACCGCTTCCTGCTCAAACTGACGATCCCTCTGCCCTCGCGCCAGGACGAGATCGACGTCCTCACCCGCCACGCCTCCGGCTTCAATCCGCGCGACCTGCGCGCTGCCGGCGTGCGCCCCGTCGCCCGCTCCGCCGACCTCGAAGCTGCCCGCGCCGCCGTCGCCAAGACGACCGTGTCCCCCGAGATCACCGCGTACGTCGTCGACCTCTGCCGCGCCACCCGCGAGTCGCCCTCCCTCACCCTCGGCGTCTCCCCGCGCGGTGCCACTGCTCTCCTCGCCACCTCACGCGCGTGGGCATGGCTCACGGGCCGCGACTACGTCATCCCCGACGACGTGAAGGCACTCGCGCTGCCCACCCTGCGCCACCGCGTCCAACTGCGCCCCGAGGCCGAGATGGAAGGCGTGACGGCCGACTCCGTCATCAACGCCATCCTCGCCCACGTCCCGGTCCCCCGCTGA
- a CDS encoding DUF4350 domain-containing protein produces the protein MTAQATLPATSTAPTARQIWTRTRGITLAVVLLLAAAVAMAAVRSTDRHGALDPRSADPYGSRAIAQLLADRGVSTRVVTTLDEARAAAGPDTTLLVAVPDLLTTRQQDRLHTATAASGGRTVLVAADSWSVERLAPGVTADPATSSRSTLSPHCALPEARRAGSADTGGIRYTTTHLDADACYPSARLATLLRVPAASGGGDTIILGAPDILFNNRLDKQGNASLALQLLGSRPHLIWYLPSLADTSATTGDQKNFLDLLPSGWLWGTLQLFIAAALAAFWRARRFGPLVPERLPVAIRASETAEGRARLYRKANARDRAAAALRSATRTRLAPLVGVPVTQAHTPEALLPALSAHLAGNGQTLHSLLFGPPPGDDAALIALTDQLDALEREVRRP, from the coding sequence GTGACCGCCCAGGCCACCCTGCCCGCCACCTCCACAGCGCCCACCGCCCGGCAGATATGGACCCGCACGCGAGGCATCACACTCGCCGTCGTCCTGCTTCTCGCGGCAGCCGTCGCCATGGCCGCCGTACGCTCCACGGACCGGCACGGCGCACTCGACCCACGCTCCGCCGACCCCTACGGCAGCCGCGCCATCGCCCAACTCCTCGCCGACCGGGGCGTTTCCACGCGCGTGGTCACCACACTCGACGAGGCACGCGCCGCCGCCGGCCCGGACACCACCCTCCTGGTCGCCGTCCCCGACCTGCTGACGACCCGACAGCAGGACCGCCTGCACACGGCCACCGCGGCCTCCGGAGGACGCACCGTCCTGGTCGCGGCCGACAGCTGGTCCGTCGAACGGCTCGCCCCCGGGGTCACCGCGGACCCCGCCACCAGCAGCCGCAGCACCCTCTCCCCCCACTGCGCCCTGCCCGAGGCCCGGCGCGCGGGCAGCGCCGACACCGGCGGCATCCGCTACACCACCACCCACCTCGACGCCGACGCCTGCTACCCCAGCGCCCGCCTGGCCACCCTCCTGCGCGTCCCCGCGGCATCCGGGGGCGGCGACACCATCATCCTCGGCGCGCCCGACATCCTCTTCAACAACCGGCTCGACAAGCAGGGCAACGCCTCGCTCGCCCTCCAACTCCTCGGCTCCCGCCCCCATTTGATCTGGTACCTCCCCTCACTTGCCGACACCTCGGCCACCACCGGCGACCAGAAGAACTTCCTCGACCTGCTTCCCTCGGGCTGGCTCTGGGGCACACTCCAGCTGTTCATCGCAGCCGCCCTCGCCGCCTTCTGGCGGGCCCGCCGCTTCGGCCCCCTCGTGCCCGAACGACTCCCCGTCGCGATCCGCGCCTCCGAAACCGCCGAAGGCCGCGCCCGCCTCTATCGCAAAGCCAACGCCCGCGACCGCGCCGCCGCCGCTCTTCGCTCCGCCACCCGCACCCGGCTCGCCCCCCTCGTCGGCGTCCCCGTCACCCAGGCGCACACGCCCGAGGCCCTGCTCCCCGCCCTGTCCGCTCACCTGGCCGGCAACGGACAGACCCTGCACTCCCTCCTCTTCGGACCGCCGCCCGGCGACGACGCGGCCCTCATCGCACTGACCGACCAACTCGACGCCCTCGAAAGAGAGGTACGCCGTCCATGA
- a CDS encoding DUF4129 domain-containing protein has product MSLTGGVLTTAPSGIGGTVVHGLLRASDAAVRAAGGSGNEPPVRLPRDPAREAARRELSKRMYHENDPGLFQRALNAFWRWLDRLLNSAASATPGGTLGLVVVVLVVVAVLAALWWRLGTPRRQPASAAVLFDDRPRSAAEHRAASEAHAAQGHWNQAVQERMRAIVRSLEERALLDIRPGRTADEAATEAGRTLPAHTDRLAAAAREFDDVTYGGRSASQDSYQRIAELDRDLERTRPVLADSSSTAHNTRQEAVQ; this is encoded by the coding sequence GTGAGCCTCACGGGGGGAGTTCTCACGACGGCCCCGTCCGGCATCGGCGGCACAGTCGTACACGGCCTGCTGCGCGCCTCGGACGCGGCCGTCCGCGCAGCAGGAGGCTCGGGGAACGAGCCGCCGGTCCGCCTCCCGCGCGATCCCGCCCGGGAGGCGGCTCGGCGCGAGCTGTCCAAGCGCATGTACCACGAGAACGACCCCGGCCTGTTCCAGCGCGCCCTGAACGCGTTCTGGCGCTGGCTCGACCGGCTGCTCAACTCGGCGGCCTCAGCGACACCCGGCGGCACGCTCGGCCTGGTCGTGGTGGTCCTGGTCGTCGTCGCCGTCCTGGCCGCCCTGTGGTGGCGGCTGGGCACCCCGCGTCGCCAACCCGCCTCCGCCGCGGTCCTGTTCGACGACCGCCCCCGCAGCGCCGCCGAACACCGCGCGGCCAGCGAGGCACACGCGGCCCAAGGCCACTGGAACCAGGCCGTCCAGGAACGCATGCGCGCCATCGTCCGCTCTCTGGAGGAACGAGCCCTGCTCGACATCCGCCCCGGCCGCACCGCCGACGAGGCGGCCACCGAAGCCGGCCGCACCCTCCCCGCACACACGGACCGCCTCGCAGCCGCGGCACGGGAGTTCGACGACGTCACGTACGGTGGGCGCAGTGCGAGCCAGGATTCGTACCAGCGCATCGCCGAACTCGACCGCGACCTGGAACGCACCAGGCCTGTCCTCGCCGACAGCAGCAGCACAGCCCACAACACCCGCCAAGAGGCCGTCCAGTGA
- a CDS encoding DUF7544 domain-containing protein produces MTDTPGWASPGSAPSSDGREPGASGPAEPADRPGGTEPAPQPGTDPQGAGTKWSTEQPPPGQWSAPAGTPGPHQTPPPPPPGPGWGGQQPGTPGPGAYGGGYTGPPGGYAGPPPGYGGYGTPGGYGAWGGGWGGPPPAAKPGVIPLRPLGVGEILDGAVSTMRTYWRTVLGISLTVALVMNVSMVLLQGFVLNDITVQTALNDPNAASPSEALHALRDTMIGTGILSVIRTAAMLIATALLTTITSRAVLGRPVTTRESWRDARPQILKLLGLLILLALIFIGVIVAGALPGLLILIAGGSDNAGLALLSLGFLGGTVVGLWLLVRYYLAAPALMLERQGILTSLKRSAKLVRGSWWRIFGIMLLTVLITLIVSAVVTIPFTLIGAAASSDGMNGLLGANGGHIGWTTLIIRGIGALVGSTLTLPISAGVTVLLYIDQRIRREALDLELARAAGVQGYSTGAPGPVPGS; encoded by the coding sequence ATGACAGACACTCCGGGCTGGGCCTCGCCCGGATCCGCCCCGTCGTCCGACGGGCGGGAACCCGGCGCGTCCGGCCCCGCCGAGCCCGCCGACCGCCCTGGCGGCACCGAACCGGCACCGCAACCGGGCACCGACCCGCAGGGCGCAGGCACGAAGTGGTCCACGGAGCAGCCGCCACCCGGCCAGTGGTCCGCGCCCGCCGGTACCCCCGGCCCGCACCAGACCCCGCCACCCCCACCGCCCGGCCCCGGCTGGGGCGGCCAGCAGCCCGGCACGCCGGGCCCCGGCGCCTACGGAGGCGGCTACACGGGCCCTCCCGGAGGCTATGCGGGCCCGCCCCCGGGCTACGGCGGCTACGGCACCCCTGGCGGCTACGGAGCCTGGGGCGGCGGCTGGGGCGGCCCCCCGCCCGCGGCCAAGCCCGGTGTCATCCCCCTCCGCCCGCTCGGCGTCGGCGAGATCCTCGACGGCGCCGTCTCCACCATGCGCACCTACTGGCGCACGGTGCTCGGCATCTCGCTGACCGTCGCCCTGGTCATGAACGTCAGCATGGTCCTCCTGCAAGGCTTCGTGCTGAACGACATCACCGTCCAGACCGCGCTCAACGACCCCAACGCCGCCAGCCCCTCCGAAGCACTCCACGCCCTGCGCGACACCATGATCGGTACCGGCATCCTCTCGGTGATCCGCACGGCCGCCATGCTCATCGCGACCGCCCTGCTCACCACCATCACCAGCCGGGCCGTCCTCGGCCGACCGGTCACCACCCGGGAGAGCTGGCGCGACGCCCGGCCGCAGATCCTGAAGCTGCTCGGTCTGCTCATCCTGCTGGCCCTGATCTTCATAGGCGTGATCGTCGCCGGCGCACTGCCCGGCCTGCTCATCCTGATCGCCGGCGGCAGCGACAACGCCGGACTGGCCCTCCTCTCCCTGGGCTTCCTCGGCGGCACCGTCGTCGGCCTGTGGCTGCTGGTCCGGTACTACCTGGCCGCCCCCGCCCTGATGCTGGAGCGGCAGGGCATCCTCACCTCCCTGAAGCGCTCGGCCAAGCTCGTGCGCGGCTCCTGGTGGCGCATCTTCGGCATCATGCTGCTCACCGTCCTCATCACCCTCATCGTCTCGGCGGTCGTCACCATCCCCTTCACCCTCATCGGCGCCGCCGCGAGCAGTGACGGCATGAACGGCCTGCTCGGCGCCAACGGCGGGCACATCGGCTGGACGACCCTGATCATCCGCGGAATCGGGGCGCTGGTCGGCTCCACGCTCACCCTCCCCATCAGCGCCGGCGTCACCGTGCTCCTCTACATCGACCAGCGCATCCGCCGCGAGGCCCTCGACCTCGAACTGGCCCGCGCCGCCGGTGTCCAGGGCTACAGCACCGGCGCCCCCGGTCCCGTCCCGGGGAGCTGA
- the mtnA gene encoding S-methyl-5-thioribose-1-phosphate isomerase: MADQQARTDRDKRPTGIPVIRWEEPPEGPVLVLLDQTRLPAEEAELVCTDAPALVEAIRSLAVRGAPLLGIAGAYGVALAAVRGFDVAEAAGALAGARPTAVNLAVGVRRAQAAHEAALVKTGDPAAAAAAALAAARALHREDAEASARMAAHGLALLDELLPGGGHRILTHCNSGSLVSGGEGTAFAVALRAHREGRLRRLWVDETRPLLQGARLTAYEAARSGMAYTLLTDNAAGSLFAAGEVDAVLIGADRIAADGSVANKVGSYPLAVLARYHHVPFIVVAPMTTIDPDTPDGASIEVEQRPGFEVTEVTAPQVPVTGAGGGIPVAPLGTQAYNPAFDVTPPELVTAIVTEEGAVSPVTAAALAELCARSRQVTIG; encoded by the coding sequence ATGGCTGATCAGCAGGCGCGAACCGACAGGGACAAGCGGCCGACCGGAATACCTGTGATCCGATGGGAGGAGCCACCCGAAGGGCCGGTACTGGTCCTTCTCGATCAGACACGGCTCCCGGCCGAGGAGGCCGAGCTGGTGTGTACGGACGCGCCGGCGCTGGTGGAGGCGATCCGTTCGCTGGCCGTGCGCGGGGCCCCGTTGCTGGGGATCGCCGGGGCGTACGGCGTCGCGCTCGCCGCCGTACGGGGCTTCGACGTGGCCGAGGCGGCGGGGGCGCTCGCCGGTGCCCGGCCCACGGCGGTGAATCTGGCCGTCGGTGTGCGCCGGGCCCAGGCCGCGCACGAGGCGGCGCTGGTGAAGACCGGCGATCCCGCCGCGGCGGCCGCGGCGGCGCTGGCCGCCGCACGGGCGCTGCACCGGGAGGACGCCGAGGCCAGCGCGCGGATGGCGGCGCATGGTCTGGCGCTGCTGGACGAGTTGCTGCCTGGTGGAGGACATCGGATCCTCACGCACTGCAACTCCGGTTCGCTGGTGTCGGGAGGGGAGGGCACGGCCTTCGCAGTGGCCCTCCGGGCGCATCGGGAGGGGCGGCTGCGGCGGCTGTGGGTGGACGAAACGCGTCCGTTGCTGCAAGGTGCTCGCCTGACGGCGTACGAAGCGGCCCGCAGCGGCATGGCGTACACCTTGCTCACCGACAACGCGGCAGGTTCCCTGTTCGCGGCGGGCGAGGTGGACGCGGTGCTGATCGGGGCGGATCGGATCGCGGCCGACGGTTCGGTGGCGAACAAGGTGGGGAGCTATCCGCTTGCTGTGCTGGCGCGGTACCACCATGTGCCGTTCATCGTGGTGGCGCCGATGACGACGATCGATCCGGACACCCCCGACGGGGCGTCCATCGAGGTCGAGCAGCGCCCCGGCTTTGAGGTGACCGAGGTCACAGCACCCCAGGTGCCGGTGACGGGAGCAGGAGGCGGGATTCCGGTGGCACCCCTGGGGACCCAGGCGTACAACCCGGCGTTCGATGTGACGCCGCCCGAGCTGGTGACGGCGATCGTCACTGAGGAGGGAGCCGTTTCACCCGTGACGGCCGCGGCTCTGGCGGAGCTGTGTGCGAGGTCACGCCAGGTAACGATTGGCTAA
- a CDS encoding tyrosine-type recombinase/integrase has translation MLAPLRWTRMRTAMLRERAISNGRPWFEEPDGHVFISRTGYPLLASNLYLTMQRVITAEGLDKMNPKGLRKSCGTLLVHLKVHPRIVKAILRHSRIATTMDIYAEALDPDVIEAVGQLDRLLRQPARIRELEAAQSDPAPR, from the coding sequence ATGCTCGCTCCTCTGCGCTGGACCCGGATGCGTACGGCCATGCTGCGTGAGCGGGCGATCAGCAACGGCCGGCCGTGGTTCGAGGAACCCGACGGACACGTCTTCATCTCGCGGACCGGTTACCCGCTCCTGGCCTCGAATCTGTACCTGACCATGCAGCGCGTGATCACGGCCGAGGGCCTCGACAAGATGAACCCGAAGGGACTGCGGAAGTCCTGCGGCACTCTCCTGGTTCACCTCAAGGTGCATCCGAGGATCGTGAAGGCGATCCTGCGGCATAGCCGGATCGCGACCACCATGGACATCTACGCTGAGGCGCTGGACCCCGACGTGATCGAGGCCGTGGGACAGCTCGATCGCCTGCTTCGGCAACCGGCTCGAATCCGGGAGCTGGAGGCGGCCCAGTCGGACCCTGCGCCTCGTTGA
- a CDS encoding YdcF family protein, which translates to MGHAPRPCSVAVGLGSHDLGVADAAVDLYKRGMAPLLVFTGATSPTTRERMPRGEAVHYRERALELGVPSSAVFVEPRARNTGENIRFSRELLEKAGVDVSSVLLISKPYEERRAYATARKLWPDVEIVSASSPMTLDEYVDSIGDARLVIDMLVGALQRLLIYPEQGFMISQPVPDDVLEAYERLCRAGFTSRLLATSLPPEIVRSVTIG; encoded by the coding sequence ATGGGCCACGCGCCCCGGCCGTGCTCGGTTGCCGTCGGACTCGGCAGCCACGACCTGGGCGTGGCCGATGCAGCCGTCGACCTGTACAAGCGCGGCATGGCTCCACTGCTCGTGTTCACCGGAGCCACGAGCCCCACGACGCGGGAACGCATGCCGCGAGGTGAAGCCGTCCACTACCGAGAGCGGGCGCTTGAACTTGGCGTCCCCAGCTCAGCCGTGTTCGTGGAGCCGCGTGCCCGGAACACGGGTGAGAACATCCGCTTCTCCCGAGAGCTGTTGGAAAAGGCCGGCGTCGACGTGTCCTCCGTTCTGCTGATCAGCAAGCCGTACGAGGAGAGGCGGGCCTACGCCACCGCGCGCAAGCTGTGGCCTGACGTTGAGATCGTCAGCGCGTCCAGCCCGATGACGCTGGACGAATACGTCGACTCCATCGGCGACGCCCGTTTGGTGATCGACATGCTTGTGGGCGCGCTACAGCGACTTCTGATCTACCCGGAGCAGGGCTTCATGATCAGCCAGCCTGTACCGGATGACGTGCTTGAGGCGTACGAGCGGTTGTGCCGTGCGGGATTCACCAGCCGACTCCTCGCCACCAGCCTTCCGCCTGAGATCGTCAGGTCAGTCACGATCGGGTGA
- a CDS encoding putative quinol monooxygenase: protein MAYGYIGSMKTQPGKRDDVVAILLSGAESLRDLGCRNYVVSLACDDPDTIVVTEVWDSKEHHDASLRSPEAKEAIATAMPMLTGEFTSRELVVVGGLGA, encoded by the coding sequence ATGGCCTACGGCTACATCGGCTCGATGAAGACCCAGCCCGGCAAGCGTGATGACGTGGTTGCGATCCTGCTCTCCGGAGCCGAGAGCCTCCGGGATCTCGGCTGCCGCAACTACGTGGTGAGCCTGGCCTGTGACGACCCGGACACGATCGTGGTCACGGAGGTCTGGGATTCGAAGGAACACCACGACGCTTCCCTGCGGTCGCCCGAGGCCAAGGAAGCGATAGCGACCGCCATGCCCATGCTCACTGGTGAGTTCACCAGTCGCGAACTGGTCGTCGTCGGCGGACTCGGCGCCTAA
- a CDS encoding nuclease-related domain-containing protein — protein sequence MRRKIRELQPNPLLRLIGRWMPGSEIHSWAGGLIGERATGRRIDRLKGHGWFTLHAVQWASGADIDHLAIGPVGVFSINSKRHPGKAVWYGDTAITVNGAPTRHIAISESEARRVSRVLSRHCGGDVPVRPVISVVDAAKLTIKNANPRVLVLEVEQIDRVLSGLSPTLSAEQVARIYQVARDVGTWAS from the coding sequence GTGCGCCGCAAGATCCGTGAGTTGCAGCCGAACCCGCTGCTGAGGCTGATCGGCCGTTGGATGCCGGGCTCGGAGATCCATAGTTGGGCGGGCGGACTCATCGGGGAGCGAGCCACAGGCAGGAGGATCGACAGGCTCAAGGGGCACGGCTGGTTCACCCTGCATGCCGTTCAGTGGGCGAGCGGCGCAGACATCGACCACCTCGCCATTGGCCCCGTCGGCGTCTTCTCCATCAACTCGAAACGACACCCAGGGAAGGCCGTTTGGTACGGCGACACCGCCATCACGGTCAACGGAGCCCCGACCCGCCACATCGCAATCAGCGAGTCCGAAGCGCGCCGCGTATCGCGGGTCCTCTCTCGCCACTGCGGCGGTGACGTGCCTGTCCGTCCCGTGATCTCGGTAGTGGACGCGGCAAAGCTAACGATCAAGAACGCGAACCCGCGGGTCCTCGTGTTGGAGGTTGAACAGATAGACCGGGTCCTCTCGGGCCTCTCCCCGACGCTCTCTGCTGAGCAGGTGGCACGCATCTACCAGGTGGCGCGGGATGTCGGGACCTGGGCCAGTTAG
- the mtrA gene encoding two-component system response regulator MtrA, translated as MMSFMKGRVLVVDDDTALAEMLGIVLRGEGFEPSFVADGDKALAAFRETKPDLVLLDLMLPGRDGIEVCRLIRAESGVPIVMLTAKSDTVDVVVGLESGADDYIVKPFKPKELVARIRARLRRSEEPAPEQLTIGDLVIDVAGHSVKREGQSIALTPLEFDLLVALARKPWQVFTREVLLEQVWGYRHAADTRLVNVHVQRLRSKVEKDPERPEIVVTVRGVGYKAGPS; from the coding sequence ATGATGTCGTTTATGAAGGGACGAGTCCTTGTCGTCGACGACGACACCGCACTGGCCGAGATGCTCGGCATCGTGCTGCGTGGTGAAGGTTTTGAGCCGTCTTTCGTAGCCGACGGCGACAAGGCGCTGGCCGCTTTCCGGGAGACCAAGCCTGATCTGGTGCTGCTCGACCTGATGCTGCCCGGGCGGGACGGCATCGAGGTGTGCAGGCTGATCCGGGCCGAGTCCGGGGTGCCGATCGTGATGCTCACGGCCAAGAGCGACACCGTCGATGTCGTCGTGGGCCTGGAGTCGGGCGCCGACGACTACATCGTCAAGCCGTTCAAGCCGAAGGAGCTGGTCGCCCGGATCCGGGCGCGGCTGCGGCGGTCGGAGGAGCCCGCGCCGGAGCAGCTCACCATCGGTGACCTGGTCATCGATGTGGCCGGACACTCGGTGAAGCGAGAAGGGCAGTCGATCGCGCTGACTCCGCTGGAGTTCGACCTGCTGGTCGCGCTCGCGCGCAAGCCGTGGCAGGTGTTCACGCGTGAGGTGCTGCTGGAGCAGGTGTGGGGGTACCGGCACGCGGCCGACACGCGGCTCGTCAATGTGCACGTCCAGCGGCTGCGTTCCAAGGTCGAGAAGGACCCGGAGCGGCCGGAGATCGTGGTGACCGTCCGTGGTGTCGGTTACAAGGCCGGACCGAGCTGA